One window of Cryobacterium arcticum genomic DNA carries:
- a CDS encoding MDR family MFS transporter, translating into MSVDRRDVGFRSERGPILIALMLTTGLVAIESTILATAVPSIVKDIGGFSQFPWLFSIYLLAQAVSVPVYAKLSDVIGRKPILLFGIGIFLLGSILCGFAWSMPALIAFRAVQGLGAGAILPMSVTIAGDIYTVAERAKTQGYLASVWAVSSVVGPTLGGVFAEFSSWRWIFFINIPLCLLAAGMLMRTFHETIQHRKHKVDYLGATLLMLALSALLLAVLEGGQAWAWGSLQSIGIFSAGALLLIAFVFAERRAAEPVLPMWVFSRRVVLTSSLIGLGVGAIMLGLTSFVPTYLEGSLGVTPILGGLAVAALTIGWPISASQSGRLYLRIGFRATVLIGLAITVLGTVTLALTAATPAVVTVAVSCFVIGLGLGLVATPSMIAAQSSVEWDERGVVTGTNMFSRSIGSAVGVAIFGALANAIYALPGNTDHGPAAITSASSAVFVALAITAVATVAAAFYMPRTKPLGFDPEPATP; encoded by the coding sequence ATGAGCGTGGATAGACGGGACGTCGGCTTCCGGTCCGAACGCGGGCCCATCCTCATCGCCCTGATGCTGACGACCGGGCTCGTCGCCATCGAGTCGACCATCCTCGCCACGGCGGTGCCTTCTATCGTCAAGGACATCGGTGGCTTCTCACAGTTCCCGTGGCTGTTCTCCATCTACCTGCTCGCCCAAGCCGTGTCGGTGCCGGTCTACGCGAAGCTCTCCGATGTCATCGGTCGCAAGCCGATCCTCCTGTTCGGCATCGGCATCTTCCTGCTCGGCTCGATCCTGTGCGGATTCGCCTGGAGCATGCCCGCCCTGATCGCGTTCCGGGCCGTGCAGGGCCTCGGAGCCGGCGCCATCCTGCCGATGTCGGTCACCATCGCCGGTGACATCTACACCGTGGCCGAGCGCGCCAAGACCCAGGGCTACCTCGCCAGCGTGTGGGCGGTGTCCTCCGTCGTCGGGCCGACCCTCGGCGGCGTGTTCGCCGAATTCTCGTCGTGGCGCTGGATCTTCTTCATCAACATCCCTCTGTGTCTCCTGGCCGCCGGGATGCTCATGCGCACCTTCCACGAAACCATCCAGCACCGCAAGCACAAGGTGGACTACCTCGGCGCCACGCTGCTGATGCTCGCGCTGAGCGCTCTGCTGCTGGCGGTGCTCGAAGGCGGCCAGGCGTGGGCGTGGGGCTCACTGCAGAGCATCGGCATCTTCTCCGCCGGGGCCCTGCTGCTGATCGCCTTCGTGTTCGCCGAACGCCGGGCGGCCGAACCAGTGCTGCCGATGTGGGTGTTCTCGCGGCGGGTGGTGCTGACCAGTTCCCTGATCGGGCTGGGCGTCGGCGCCATCATGCTGGGACTTACCTCGTTCGTGCCCACCTACCTGGAGGGCTCGCTCGGCGTCACCCCCATCCTCGGCGGTCTGGCCGTCGCGGCCCTGACCATCGGCTGGCCGATCTCGGCATCCCAGTCCGGGCGGCTCTACCTGCGGATCGGCTTCCGCGCCACCGTTCTGATCGGCCTGGCCATCACCGTGCTCGGCACGGTGACCCTGGCGCTCACGGCCGCCACCCCGGCCGTCGTCACCGTGGCCGTCTCCTGCTTCGTGATCGGCCTCGGGCTGGGTCTGGTGGCCACGCCGTCGATGATCGCCGCCCAGTCGAGCGTCGAGTGGGACGAGCGCGGGGTCGTCACCGGAACAAATATGTTCTCCCGCTCCATCGGCAGCGCCGTGGGCGTGGCGATCTTCGGCGCCCTCGCCAACGCGATCTACGCCCTGCCCGGCAACACCGACCACGGCCCCGCGGCCATCACGTCCGCGTCATCCGCTGTGTTCGTGGCCCTCGCGATCACCGCGGTAGCCACCGTGGCGGCGGCCTTCTACATGCCCCGCACCAAGCCGCTCGGCTTCGATCCCGAGCCGGCCACCCCCTAG
- the aztD gene encoding zinc metallochaperone AztD, with the protein MRTPYLRRVGATALTLGLAASLAACSTGTTPGDSTSSPAADAGARVAVSYPGGILVLAGDTLEPVADFDAEEFTRLNPAGDSRHVMVTMSAGFQVLDTGAGTADDAALTDRIFPADTAGHVVRHAGRTILYADGTSDTTVFDTADLATTDGLPEVETIPGVEAHHGVSVVLEDGTFLTTVGNADGRNGIQVRDADGAVLAESDQCPGVHGEGTAANEAVVFGCENGALVVKDAVITKLDARDQPYGRMGNAYVSETSPIIVGDYKSDPDAEGYFLHAVNLIDTAALTSEVVDLPEGVEYTFRGVARGPDDLAYIIGSDGAIHVLNPETGEITDSFPVIDAWASPVEWQDAHPAIVVSGTIAYVTEPAANSIHAVDLTTGEVVSTGKLDVTPNELAVAAG; encoded by the coding sequence ATGCGTACCCCATATCTCCGCCGAGTCGGCGCCACGGCGCTCACCCTCGGACTGGCCGCATCCCTCGCTGCCTGTTCCACCGGCACGACACCGGGCGACAGCACCTCCTCACCCGCCGCGGACGCCGGCGCCCGGGTCGCCGTCTCCTACCCCGGCGGCATCCTCGTGCTCGCAGGTGACACCCTCGAGCCCGTCGCAGACTTCGACGCCGAGGAATTCACCCGACTCAACCCCGCCGGCGACAGCAGGCACGTCATGGTGACGATGAGCGCCGGCTTCCAGGTGCTCGACACCGGAGCCGGCACGGCCGACGACGCCGCGCTCACCGACCGCATCTTCCCCGCCGACACCGCCGGTCACGTGGTGCGGCATGCGGGCAGGACCATCCTCTACGCCGACGGCACCAGTGATACCACGGTGTTCGACACCGCGGACCTCGCCACGACCGACGGCCTGCCCGAGGTCGAAACCATCCCCGGCGTCGAGGCGCACCACGGGGTGTCGGTCGTGCTCGAAGACGGCACCTTCCTCACCACTGTCGGCAACGCCGACGGCCGCAACGGCATCCAGGTGCGCGACGCCGACGGCGCGGTACTCGCCGAGAGCGACCAGTGCCCCGGCGTGCACGGCGAGGGCACGGCCGCCAACGAGGCTGTGGTGTTCGGATGCGAGAACGGTGCGCTGGTCGTGAAGGACGCCGTGATCACCAAGCTCGACGCCCGCGACCAGCCGTACGGCCGCATGGGCAACGCCTACGTGAGCGAAACCAGCCCGATCATCGTGGGCGACTACAAGAGCGACCCCGATGCTGAAGGCTACTTCCTGCACGCCGTCAACCTGATCGACACCGCGGCCCTGACCTCGGAGGTCGTCGACCTACCCGAGGGCGTCGAATACACCTTCCGCGGCGTCGCGCGCGGCCCGGATGACCTCGCGTACATCATCGGCTCGGACGGCGCGATCCACGTGCTCAACCCGGAGACCGGCGAGATCACCGACTCCTTCCCCGTCATTGACGCCTGGGCGAGCCCGGTCGAGTGGCAGGATGCCCACCCCGCGATCGTGGTCTCCGGCACCATCGCCTACGTCACCGAGCCGGCGGCGAACAGCATCCACGCGGTCGACCTGACCACCGGTGAGGTCGTGTCCACCGGCAAGCTCGACGTCACGCCCAACGAACTCGCGGTCGCCGCGGGTTAA
- a CDS encoding glycosyltransferase family 2 protein: MNERNRYAKPAPVDPVLAAYANEFNEMVEGLPAFRPTIGCIVPAYNEAETIGLVLDSLLAQTRLPDVIHVVVNNTTDDTVKIASQYAGPHEVVTDGVMQFTEVFVHDIGENPDKKVGALNYGYSLIEGCDFLLGVDGDTTAATNAVEQLEAEIASDTRVGGISAIYSIDDTIIKGIVPSFLIAGQRAQFAAFNMQNMLRGRNMAVLGGQFSIFSTKALREVMVDSHQATPWVKDSEVEDSLLSLQIKSAGYLTKISAQARANVGGMTTLRGLDAQQVKWNFGAIELMWPGQRGDTKGQPFHPNLRLRWIENFSMVVNVLTRVMFFVLLFASLSIGAFVFSPIWLIPPAVALLLNLRTAMSMKNRNGKDIFFAIAFLPAEIYMWVRIGHFVRAWTKFASNKQVDNWAEQAKAERGSGNAYLVPLLVGVAAAAAMVFIWLQLPVVIQSTILWIGWPILGVTTVLQTLTMFFTLIKRHHGYKA, encoded by the coding sequence GTGAACGAGAGAAACCGCTACGCCAAGCCCGCGCCCGTCGACCCGGTGCTCGCTGCCTACGCCAACGAATTCAACGAGATGGTCGAGGGCCTGCCCGCCTTCCGCCCCACCATCGGATGCATCGTGCCGGCGTACAACGAAGCCGAAACCATCGGCCTCGTGCTTGACTCCCTGCTCGCTCAGACCCGACTGCCCGACGTGATCCACGTGGTGGTGAACAACACCACCGACGACACCGTCAAGATCGCCAGCCAGTACGCCGGCCCGCACGAGGTCGTCACGGACGGCGTCATGCAGTTCACCGAGGTGTTCGTGCACGACATCGGCGAGAACCCCGACAAGAAGGTCGGCGCCCTCAACTACGGCTACTCGCTCATCGAAGGCTGTGACTTCCTGCTCGGCGTCGACGGCGACACCACCGCGGCAACGAACGCCGTGGAGCAGCTCGAGGCCGAGATCGCGTCGGACACCCGCGTCGGCGGTATCTCGGCGATCTACAGCATCGACGACACCATCATCAAGGGCATCGTGCCGAGCTTCCTCATCGCCGGCCAGCGCGCCCAGTTCGCTGCCTTCAACATGCAGAACATGCTGCGCGGCCGCAACATGGCCGTGCTCGGCGGCCAGTTCTCGATCTTCTCCACCAAGGCGCTGCGCGAGGTGATGGTGGATAGTCACCAGGCCACCCCGTGGGTGAAGGACAGCGAGGTGGAAGACTCCCTGCTCTCCCTGCAGATCAAGAGCGCCGGCTACCTCACCAAGATCAGCGCCCAGGCCCGCGCCAACGTGGGCGGCATGACCACCCTGCGCGGCCTGGATGCCCAGCAGGTCAAGTGGAACTTCGGCGCCATCGAACTCATGTGGCCCGGTCAGCGCGGCGACACGAAGGGCCAGCCCTTCCACCCCAACCTCCGGCTGCGCTGGATCGAGAACTTCTCGATGGTGGTCAACGTGCTCACCCGGGTGATGTTCTTCGTCTTGCTGTTCGCCTCCCTGTCGATCGGCGCGTTCGTGTTCAGCCCGATCTGGTTGATCCCGCCGGCCGTGGCGCTGCTGCTCAACCTTCGTACGGCGATGTCGATGAAGAATCGCAACGGCAAGGACATCTTCTTCGCCATCGCCTTCTTGCCCGCGGAGATCTACATGTGGGTGCGTATCGGCCACTTCGTGCGCGCCTGGACCAAGTTCGCCAGCAACAAGCAGGTCGACAACTGGGCAGAGCAGGCCAAGGCCGAGCGCGGCTCCGGTAACGCCTACCTCGTGCCGCTGCTCGTCGGCGTCGCTGCCGCCGCCGCGATGGTGTTCATCTGGCTGCAGCTGCCCGTCGTCATCCAGTCGACCATCCTCTGGATCGGCTGGCCGATCCTCGGTGTCACCACCGTGCTGCAGACCCTCACGATGTTCTTCACCCTGATCAAGCGCCACCACGGCTACAAGGCGTGA
- a CDS encoding glycoside hydrolase family 6 protein, whose product MESTGSRLGLSLGIIALAAPIVALGLFIGTFAITAVEAARSNPLAGATFYTNPESTARVAAAAAAEADPDSADTFTLARLADQPAATWLVPERNPMDTVRSDVAGIADAAAAAGQLPVFVIYGIPDRDCGNFSSGGLSETDYPIWVESIATALDTRAAVVILEPDALALAQQCGNVPQRVAQIQQGVAALQGTLATVYLDAGHSDWLDAATTANLLNQAGVQNVRGFATNVSNYNDSAAEQAFGEAVSALTNGAHFIVDTSRNGVGSNGEWCNPTGRALGATPEATTDDGLRDANLWVKEPGESDGTCNNGPAAGEWWPERALELAAAAGW is encoded by the coding sequence ATGGAATCCACCGGAAGCCGTCTCGGCCTCTCCTTGGGCATCATCGCCCTCGCCGCTCCGATCGTTGCGCTGGGCCTGTTCATCGGCACCTTCGCGATCACCGCCGTCGAGGCGGCGCGCAGCAATCCCCTCGCCGGTGCGACCTTCTATACCAACCCGGAGTCGACGGCGCGGGTGGCCGCCGCGGCCGCGGCGGAGGCCGACCCCGACTCCGCCGACACCTTTACTCTCGCCCGCCTGGCCGATCAGCCCGCCGCGACTTGGTTGGTGCCGGAACGGAACCCGATGGACACCGTGCGCTCCGACGTCGCCGGCATCGCGGATGCCGCCGCGGCCGCCGGTCAACTGCCCGTCTTCGTGATCTACGGCATCCCCGACCGCGACTGCGGCAACTTCTCGAGCGGCGGCCTCTCGGAGACCGACTACCCGATTTGGGTCGAGTCGATCGCCACGGCCCTCGACACCCGCGCGGCCGTCGTCATCCTCGAGCCGGATGCGCTCGCCCTCGCCCAGCAGTGCGGCAACGTGCCCCAGCGGGTGGCGCAGATCCAGCAGGGCGTCGCCGCCCTGCAGGGCACCCTCGCCACGGTGTACCTCGACGCGGGCCACTCCGACTGGCTCGACGCGGCCACCACCGCCAACCTGCTCAACCAGGCCGGCGTGCAGAACGTGCGCGGCTTCGCCACCAACGTCTCGAACTACAACGACTCGGCCGCCGAGCAGGCCTTCGGCGAGGCCGTGTCCGCGCTCACCAACGGCGCCCACTTCATTGTGGACACCTCCCGCAACGGCGTGGGCAGCAACGGCGAGTGGTGCAACCCCACCGGCCGCGCGCTCGGCGCGACCCCCGAAGCCACGACGGACGACGGACTGCGCGACGCCAACCTCTGGGTGAAGGAGCCCGGCGAGAGCGACGGCACCTGCAACAACGGTCCCGCCGCCGGCGAGTGGTGGCCGGAGCGGGCACTGGAGCTCGCCGCCGCCGCGGGCTGGTGA
- a CDS encoding malate:quinone oxidoreductase, with protein sequence MNSEKVDVALIGGGIMSATLATLLAELQPDWNIQVYERLGELAQESSNPWNNAGTGHAALCELNYMPQAADGTVTAEKAVVINEQFQISRQLWSHLVETGVLPEPEKFINSTPHMTFVHGSSSVDYLRKRRDALADQPLFAGLEYSEDPAVIGQWTPLLTKKRDPSQKIAATRIDSGTDVDFGAVTRYLFDSLKKRGVKVHLNQQVTTLKQQDDGSWKLKLLSLVGRYTNTVDAKFVFVGAGGGALALLQKSGIPEIKGFGGFPISGQFLRTSNPAIVAQHQAKVYGKAAVGAPPMSVPHLDTRVVDGETSLLFGPFAGFSPKFLKRSTWFDLPFSVRPHNLVPMLAVAKNNFGLMKYLIGEVFASRKAKLEALREFMPTAQAKDWELITAGQRVQVMKKDAKLGGILQFGTEVITSADGSIAGLLGASPGASTAAPIMVDLLKRCFPSDYSRWEPQLREMIPSLGTKLSDDPAAAAASLAATAKTLHLTA encoded by the coding sequence GTGAATTCAGAAAAGGTCGATGTCGCCCTGATTGGCGGGGGCATCATGAGTGCCACCCTGGCCACCCTGCTCGCCGAACTGCAGCCCGACTGGAACATCCAGGTCTACGAGCGCCTTGGCGAGCTTGCCCAGGAGAGCTCCAACCCCTGGAACAACGCCGGCACCGGCCACGCCGCGCTCTGCGAGCTCAACTACATGCCGCAGGCCGCCGACGGCACCGTCACCGCCGAGAAGGCCGTGGTGATCAACGAGCAGTTCCAGATCAGCCGCCAGCTCTGGTCGCACCTCGTCGAGACGGGCGTGCTGCCCGAGCCCGAGAAGTTCATCAACTCCACCCCGCACATGACCTTCGTGCACGGCTCCTCCAGCGTGGACTACCTGCGCAAGCGCCGCGACGCGCTCGCCGACCAGCCGCTGTTCGCCGGCCTGGAGTACAGCGAGGACCCCGCCGTCATCGGCCAGTGGACGCCGCTGCTGACCAAGAAGCGCGACCCCTCCCAGAAGATCGCCGCGACCCGCATCGACTCCGGCACCGACGTGGACTTCGGCGCGGTCACCCGCTACCTCTTCGACTCGCTCAAGAAGCGCGGCGTGAAGGTGCACCTCAACCAGCAGGTCACCACCCTCAAGCAGCAGGACGACGGCTCCTGGAAGCTCAAACTGCTCAGCCTCGTGGGCCGGTACACCAACACTGTCGACGCCAAGTTCGTCTTCGTCGGCGCCGGCGGGGGAGCGCTCGCGCTGCTGCAGAAGAGCGGCATCCCCGAGATCAAGGGCTTCGGCGGGTTCCCCATCAGCGGCCAGTTCCTGCGCACCAGCAACCCCGCCATCGTGGCGCAGCACCAGGCGAAGGTCTACGGCAAGGCCGCCGTGGGCGCGCCGCCGATGTCGGTGCCGCACCTCGACACCCGGGTCGTGGATGGCGAGACCTCGCTGCTCTTCGGCCCGTTCGCCGGGTTCAGCCCCAAGTTCCTCAAGCGCAGCACCTGGTTCGACTTGCCCTTCTCCGTACGCCCGCACAACCTCGTGCCCATGCTCGCCGTGGCCAAGAACAACTTCGGCCTGATGAAGTACCTGATCGGTGAGGTCTTCGCCTCCCGGAAGGCCAAGCTCGAGGCGCTGCGGGAGTTCATGCCCACGGCCCAGGCCAAGGACTGGGAACTCATCACCGCCGGGCAGCGCGTGCAGGTGATGAAGAAGGATGCCAAGCTCGGCGGAATCCTGCAGTTCGGCACCGAGGTCATCACCTCCGCCGACGGCAGCATCGCGGGCCTGCTCGGGGCGTCGCCCGGCGCATCCACGGCCGCGCCCATCATGGTCGACCTGCTCAAGCGTTGCTTCCCCAGCGACTACTCCCGCTGGGAGCCGCAGCTGCGGGAGATGATCCCGAGCCTGGGCACCAAGCTCTCCGACGACCCCGCGGCCGCGGCAGCATCCCTGGCCGCCACCGCCAAGACCCTGCACCTCACCGCGTAG
- a CDS encoding intein-containing Rv2578c family radical SAM protein has protein sequence MRWSGQELTTEQAGALPGLARLNNLVRSVRTPEFDGITFHEVLAKSALNRVPGQSAMPFGWTINPYRGCSHACTYCLSPETLILMADGRQKPLWDVKVGEAIIGTRVEGSYRRFVQTTVLAAWNTRKRGHRITLGDGTEIVASGDHRFLTERGWKFVTGSMSGDGQRPYLTTNNKLMGFGLNGLTETTQPQYFAPSYRRGYLTGMIRGDGMMISRDYPRRTGGGSKVRLFRLALADPEALNRTRLFLDQEDIHTLTRPFSAASETRRAINSIYSGKAANYAQITTLIAWPESPDVDWHAGYLAGVFDAEGSCSQGVLRISNKDDAILANIQRSMEVLGIDHVLEDARPNGVRCVRVTGGLAMRSKFFNLSGPAIDRKLSIAGRAVKSDAKLQIVSIEDLGATMDMIDITTGTGDFIANGIVSHNCFARPTHNYLDLDAGKDFDNEIIVKVNVAEVLRKELAKPTWGKHPVALGTNTDPYQRAEGRYRLMPGIIAALADSGTPFSILTKGTLLRRDLDLLAEASRQVPVDLALSIAIYDDALQQAVEPGTPSTKARLATVTAIREKGMDCSVFMMPILPFLTDTRAHLDEAMRQAKAAGATGVLYSALYLKPGVKEWYFHWLEEDHPELMPRYRELYKRGAYAPKEYRQWLAERIHPLLRAHGLERRREDPATGGIRSTALTGSATSPGGTGSGSGPQPAGLVPPSLIAAELPLDLTPTLF, from the coding sequence ATGCGCTGGAGTGGACAGGAACTGACGACCGAGCAGGCCGGGGCCCTGCCCGGCCTCGCCCGGCTGAACAACCTGGTGCGCAGCGTGCGCACGCCCGAGTTCGACGGCATCACCTTCCACGAGGTGCTCGCCAAGTCCGCCCTCAACAGGGTGCCCGGCCAGAGCGCGATGCCCTTCGGCTGGACGATCAACCCGTACCGGGGCTGTTCCCATGCGTGCACCTATTGCCTGAGCCCTGAAACCCTCATCCTGATGGCAGACGGGCGGCAAAAGCCCCTGTGGGACGTCAAAGTCGGCGAGGCCATCATCGGCACACGAGTGGAGGGGTCTTATCGTCGCTTCGTGCAGACCACCGTGCTTGCGGCTTGGAACACGCGCAAGCGGGGCCACCGGATCACTCTGGGCGACGGTACGGAGATTGTGGCGAGCGGCGACCACCGCTTTCTGACCGAGCGAGGCTGGAAGTTCGTCACCGGCTCGATGAGCGGCGACGGGCAACGTCCGTATCTCACCACGAACAATAAGTTGATGGGCTTCGGGCTCAATGGACTCACTGAGACAACTCAGCCCCAGTACTTTGCGCCCAGTTATAGGCGGGGTTACCTGACGGGGATGATACGAGGCGACGGCATGATGATCTCCCGTGATTATCCGCGTCGGACGGGAGGCGGTAGCAAGGTGCGGCTGTTCAGGCTCGCATTGGCCGATCCTGAAGCGCTCAACCGCACCCGCCTGTTTCTCGACCAGGAAGACATCCACACGCTCACGCGGCCCTTTTCAGCCGCCTCCGAAACGCGGCGGGCGATCAACTCGATCTACTCGGGAAAGGCGGCGAACTACGCCCAGATCACCACACTGATTGCGTGGCCCGAGTCGCCGGATGTGGATTGGCATGCTGGGTATCTTGCGGGCGTGTTCGACGCCGAGGGATCGTGTTCGCAGGGAGTTCTGCGCATCAGCAACAAAGACGATGCGATTCTCGCCAACATTCAGAGGTCCATGGAGGTGCTGGGAATCGATCACGTGCTCGAGGACGCGAGACCGAATGGTGTCCGCTGCGTTCGAGTGACCGGTGGGCTGGCGATGCGGTCGAAGTTCTTTAACCTGAGCGGCCCTGCCATCGACCGTAAGCTCTCCATCGCTGGCAGAGCCGTCAAATCGGATGCCAAGCTTCAGATCGTGTCGATTGAAGACCTCGGCGCCACCATGGACATGATCGACATCACCACGGGCACCGGAGACTTCATCGCCAATGGCATCGTCAGTCACAATTGCTTTGCTCGCCCCACCCACAACTACCTCGACCTCGACGCCGGCAAGGATTTCGACAACGAGATCATCGTGAAGGTGAACGTGGCCGAGGTGCTGCGAAAGGAACTCGCCAAGCCCACCTGGGGCAAGCATCCGGTGGCGCTCGGCACCAACACCGACCCGTACCAGCGCGCCGAGGGCCGCTACCGGCTGATGCCGGGCATCATCGCGGCGCTCGCCGACTCCGGCACCCCGTTCTCGATCCTCACCAAGGGCACCCTGCTGCGCCGCGACCTCGACCTGCTTGCTGAGGCCAGCCGTCAGGTGCCCGTGGACCTGGCGTTGTCGATCGCGATCTACGACGATGCGCTGCAGCAGGCCGTTGAACCGGGAACCCCGAGCACGAAGGCCCGGCTGGCCACGGTCACCGCGATCCGCGAGAAGGGCATGGATTGCTCGGTGTTCATGATGCCGATCCTGCCGTTCCTCACCGACACCCGCGCCCACCTGGACGAGGCGATGCGGCAAGCCAAGGCCGCCGGCGCCACCGGGGTGCTCTACAGCGCCCTCTACCTCAAGCCTGGTGTCAAGGAGTGGTACTTCCACTGGCTCGAGGAGGACCACCCGGAGCTGATGCCCCGGTACCGCGAGCTTTACAAGCGGGGCGCCTACGCGCCCAAGGAGTACCGTCAGTGGCTGGCCGAACGCATCCACCCGCTGTTGCGCGCGCACGGTCTCGAGCGGCGCCGCGAGGACCCGGCAACAGGCGGCATCCGCTCGACGGCCCTCACCGGATCGGCCACGAGCCCAGGAGGGACTGGTAGTGGGAGTGGACCACAGCCCGCCGGATTGGTGCCACCCTCGCTCATCGCCGCCGAGTTGCCCCTCGACCTGACGCCCACGCTGTTCTGA
- a CDS encoding GGDEF domain-containing protein translates to MELDAPTLQMISGLMVVLCGASFILNTALNRNDPPGRLWSLAFVAGIMVAVGYGVYVISDTAWWAIALANTALVISIGALWSGSRVYNGRPSAFIIVGGLALLVGVVTILPGEEGGEWAGAALLWFIVSALGALGGAEAMRWRLRRNVNGRILAIVLFLAGAFYLGRAVTFLVDGPDSITFTTYFGTGTTSIFNMALIVTASIAVSILRAERVGSNAVGDIAVGIHSAAGVLSGPSFRQAAADHLQRAEMSERGLAVIGADIDNLPEINTAFGRTAGDEAISRFADTLRGSAPMMAQIGHLAAGRFFILAGVSSATEARAITERVQNALVDGPLGESYQIRLTASFGIADTFDHGYDLDKLSEAVNRAIDIVKHGGGNDIAVAVDAAPRDL, encoded by the coding sequence ATGGAACTAGACGCACCAACACTGCAGATGATCAGCGGCCTGATGGTGGTGCTCTGCGGGGCCTCCTTCATCCTCAACACCGCGCTCAATCGCAACGACCCGCCCGGGCGGCTGTGGAGCCTGGCCTTCGTGGCGGGCATCATGGTGGCCGTCGGCTACGGCGTCTACGTCATCAGCGACACCGCGTGGTGGGCCATCGCCCTCGCCAACACGGCGCTGGTCATCTCCATCGGCGCGCTCTGGTCGGGCAGCCGGGTCTACAACGGCCGTCCCTCCGCCTTCATCATCGTCGGCGGCCTGGCCCTTCTCGTCGGCGTCGTCACGATTCTTCCCGGCGAGGAGGGCGGCGAATGGGCCGGCGCGGCGCTGCTCTGGTTCATCGTCTCCGCCCTCGGTGCCCTCGGCGGAGCCGAAGCGATGCGGTGGCGGCTGCGCCGCAACGTGAACGGACGCATCCTCGCGATCGTCCTGTTCCTGGCCGGGGCCTTTTACCTGGGCCGCGCGGTCACCTTCCTGGTGGATGGCCCGGACAGCATCACCTTCACCACCTACTTCGGTACCGGCACCACGTCGATCTTCAACATGGCGCTCATCGTCACGGCGAGCATCGCGGTGTCGATCCTGCGCGCCGAGCGGGTGGGCAGCAACGCCGTCGGGGACATCGCGGTGGGCATCCACTCGGCGGCCGGAGTGCTCTCCGGGCCCTCGTTCCGCCAGGCCGCCGCCGACCACCTGCAGCGCGCCGAGATGTCCGAGCGCGGCCTTGCCGTGATCGGCGCGGACATCGACAACCTGCCCGAGATCAACACGGCGTTCGGCCGCACCGCGGGTGATGAGGCCATTTCCCGGTTCGCCGACACGCTCCGCGGCAGTGCCCCGATGATGGCCCAGATCGGACACCTGGCCGCCGGCCGGTTCTTCATCCTGGCCGGGGTGTCCTCGGCCACCGAGGCGCGCGCGATCACCGAACGGGTGCAGAACGCCCTGGTCGACGGCCCACTGGGGGAGTCGTACCAGATCCGGCTCACGGCGAGCTTCGGCATCGCCGACACCTTCGATCACGGCTACGACCTCGACAAGCTCAGCGAGGCGGTCAACCGGGCGATCGACATCGTCAAGCACGGCGGCGGCAACGACATCGCCGTGGCCGTGGATGCGGCCCCCCGCGACCTCTGA
- a CDS encoding response regulator transcription factor, with amino-acid sequence MIIEDDADIRHLLEAVLTQAGFDAIATSNGLDGVRAVRAYDPIVTTLDVSMPGMDGFETAKRIRAFSSTYLVMLTARDEEIDTLQGLEAGADDYLTKPFRPRELRARIDAMLRRPRLAAAQATADEPADAPAAPAAPVVVQQAAPTEVPYTPAYVPPAPVAAPPAQTVPTLAPVPVSVEYVPAAAPTITTPSETAVSDERADDWIEHNGLRLSNDMRLAMLGSAELDLTRTEFDLLAALLESKRRVRSKADLALLLRGESYVTSYYVNEADKRAVEAHLSNLRRKLGDSLTAPRWLETVRGVGYRLAASDEAGREAY; translated from the coding sequence GTGATCATCGAGGATGACGCGGATATCCGCCATCTGCTCGAAGCGGTCCTCACCCAGGCTGGATTCGACGCCATCGCAACGAGCAACGGCCTCGACGGCGTGCGTGCCGTTCGCGCCTACGACCCCATTGTGACGACGCTCGATGTGAGCATGCCCGGCATGGACGGATTCGAAACCGCCAAGCGCATCCGGGCGTTCAGCTCGACGTACCTGGTGATGCTCACCGCCCGCGACGAAGAGATCGACACGCTGCAGGGCCTCGAGGCCGGCGCCGACGATTACCTCACCAAGCCGTTCCGTCCTCGCGAGCTGCGCGCTCGCATCGACGCCATGCTGCGCCGCCCCCGCCTGGCCGCAGCCCAGGCCACGGCCGACGAACCGGCGGATGCGCCGGCAGCGCCCGCCGCTCCGGTCGTTGTCCAGCAGGCTGCGCCCACCGAGGTCCCCTACACGCCCGCCTACGTGCCGCCGGCACCGGTGGCCGCTCCCCCGGCCCAGACCGTCCCGACGCTGGCCCCGGTGCCCGTGTCGGTGGAGTACGTGCCCGCCGCCGCGCCCACGATCACCACGCCGAGCGAGACCGCCGTGTCCGACGAGCGTGCCGACGACTGGATCGAGCACAACGGGCTGCGGTTGAGCAACGACATGCGCCTGGCGATGCTCGGCTCGGCCGAGCTGGACCTCACCCGTACCGAGTTCGACCTGCTCGCCGCACTGCTCGAGTCCAAGCGCCGGGTGCGCAGCAAGGCCGACCTCGCGCTGCTGCTGCGCGGCGAGAGCTACGTCACCTCGTACTACGTCAACGAGGCCGACAAGCGGGCCGTCGAGGCGCACCTGAGCAACCTGCGCCGCAAGCTCGGGGACAGCCTCACCGCGCCGCGCTGGCTGGAGACCGTGCGCGGGGTGGGCTACCGGCTCGCCGCCTCAGACGAGGCCGGACGCGAGGCGTACTAG